A single Saccopteryx bilineata isolate mSacBil1 chromosome 11, mSacBil1_pri_phased_curated, whole genome shotgun sequence DNA region contains:
- the LOC136315572 gene encoding LOW QUALITY PROTEIN: U2 small nuclear ribonucleoprotein auxiliary factor 35 kDa subunit-related protein 2-like (The sequence of the model RefSeq protein was modified relative to this genomic sequence to represent the inferred CDS: inserted 3 bases in 2 codons): MAALGTVILSEKPSHKRYRATLKEKRKKRRQELARLRDSGFSPKKEEAEEDTVVEQEEEETLLEXRQKLHEEWLQREWKAQEEFRIKKEKEEMARKRQAEQERKFKEEWEEQQKKEKEEEKQKLLEKREREEAVQKMPERAENAMETVATWQNPEPPTDLRRMEKDQANCPFYSKTGACRFGGRCSRKHSFPTSSPTLLIRSRFTTSGTERRRRDDPDPDAGLEHSGEETSQQFLDFYEDVLPEFKDVGKGIQFKVSCNLEPHLRGNVYVQYQPEEECQAALSLFNGRWFAGWQLQCEFCSATRWKMAICSLFEIQQCPRGKHCNFLRVFRNPNNEFWEANRDIFLSPDRSGSSSGKNSDRRXVGRHGESRGRRRRRRSPSLAVAPPASGPRNRQERKSSHRGKKSHRRVAKSPERHSSRSRERKRDRSRGRGSQSRSCQSRGRSRSGSSRSRSHGGRRSGSRDRTIPSPKSK, encoded by the exons ATGGCGGCTCTTGGCACGGTGATTCTTTCGGAGAAACCGAGCCACAAGAGGTACAGGGCCACCCTGAAGGAGAAACGAAAGAAACGTCGGCAGGAACTCGCCAGACTGAGAGACTCGGGATTCTCACCgaagaaggaggaggcagaggaggataCTGTTGttgaacaagaagaagaagagacgCTGTTGG ATAGGCAAAAATTACATGAGGAATGGTTGCAGCGGGAGTGGAAGGCACAAGAAGAATtcagaataaagaaggaaaaagaagagatggCTAGGAAACGGCAAGCAGAACAGGAGAGAAAGTTTAAGGAAGAATGGGAAGAacagcagaagaaagagaaagaagaggagaagcagaagctactagagaagagagaaagagaggaggctgTGCAGAAGATGCCGGAGCGGGCTGAAAATGCCATGGAAACTGTTGCCACATGGCAAAACCCAGAACCACCTACGGACTTAAGAAGAATGGAGAAAGATCAAGCTAATTGTCCATTCTACAGTAAAACGGGAGCTTGCAGATTTGGAGGTAGGTGTTCCCGCAAACACAGTTTCCCGACATCAAGCCCCACCCTTCTCATCAGAAGCAGGTTTACGACGAGTGGAACGGAGCGGCGCAGAAGGGACGACCCCGACCCCGACGCCGGCCTGGAGCACAGCGGAGAGGAGACCTCCCAGCAGTTCCTGGACTTCTATGAGGATGTGCTCCCTGAGttcaaggatgtggggaagggGATCCAGTTCAAGGTCAGCTGCAACTTGGAACCTCATTTAAGAGGCAATGTGTATGTTCAATACCAACCGGAAGAAGAGTGCCAGGCGGCCCTTTCTCTGTTTAACGGACGATGGTTTGCAGGATGGCAGCTTCAGTGCGAATTCTGCTCAGCGACCCGATGGAAAATGGCAATTTGTAGCTTATTTGAAATACAACAATGCCCAAGAGGTAAGCACTGCAACTTTCTTCGTGTGTTCAGAAATCCCAACAATGAATTCTGGGAAGCTAATAGGGACATCTTCCTTTCTCCAGATCGGTCTGGCTCTTCCTCTGGGAAGAACTCAGACAGGAG GGTGGGACGCCATGGCGAGAGCCGTGGCAGacgcaggaggaggaggagccccaGTCTGGC CGTGGCTCCTCCTGCCAGCGGACCGCGGAACCGACAGGAAAGGAAGAGTAGCCACAGGGGGAAGAAATCCCACAGACGTGTGGCAAAAAGTCCTGAGAGGCACAGTTCtcgaagcagagaaagaaaaagggaccgCAGCAGGGGCCGGGGCAGCCAGAGCAGGAGCTGCCAGAGCCGGGGCCGAAGCCGGAGCGGGAGCTCTAGGTCCAGGAGTCATGGCGGGAGGAGGTCAGGTAGTAGGGACAGAACTATCCCTAGTCCCAAATCTAAATAA